Proteins co-encoded in one Flavobacterium sp. M31R6 genomic window:
- a CDS encoding 3-oxoacyl-ACP synthase III family protein, translated as MYHSKITGLGYYVPENVVTNDDLSKIIDTNDEWIQERTGIQERRHIIRGEDTTTSMGVKAAKIAMERSGVAASAIDFVVFATLSPDYYFPGPGVLVQRDLGLRTVGALDVRNQCSGFVYALSVADQYIKTGMYKNILVIGSEVQSTGLDMTTRGRGVSVIFGDGAGAAILSREEDLTKGILSTHLHSEGVHAEELVVTAPGMGGRWVTDILADNNPDDESYYPHMNGQFVFKNAVVRFAEVINEGLEANNLQVSDIDMLIPHQANLRISQYIQKKFGLNDDQVFNNIQKYGNTTAASIPIALTEAWEQGKIKSGDTVVLAAFGSGFTWASAIIKW; from the coding sequence ATACTAATGACGAATGGATTCAAGAAAGAACAGGGATTCAGGAAAGAAGACATATCATTCGTGGAGAGGATACGACGACTTCAATGGGTGTAAAAGCCGCAAAAATTGCTATGGAGCGCTCGGGTGTTGCTGCTTCAGCTATTGATTTTGTTGTTTTTGCAACACTAAGTCCCGATTATTATTTTCCAGGACCTGGGGTTTTGGTGCAACGTGATTTAGGTTTGAGAACCGTTGGGGCATTAGATGTACGTAATCAATGTTCTGGTTTTGTGTATGCTCTTTCTGTGGCGGATCAATATATTAAGACAGGGATGTATAAAAATATTCTTGTGATAGGTTCCGAAGTTCAATCAACAGGATTGGATATGACAACACGTGGAAGAGGCGTTTCTGTGATTTTTGGAGATGGAGCGGGAGCGGCTATTTTGAGTAGAGAAGAAGATTTGACTAAAGGAATTTTATCGACACATTTGCATTCCGAAGGAGTTCACGCCGAAGAATTGGTTGTGACAGCTCCGGGTATGGGAGGTCGTTGGGTAACAGATATTTTGGCTGACAATAATCCGGATGACGAAAGTTATTATCCTCATATGAACGGACAATTTGTATTTAAAAATGCTGTGGTCCGTTTTGCAGAAGTAATCAACGAAGGTTTGGAAGCTAATAATTTGCAGGTTTCGGATATTGATATGTTGATTCCGCATCAGGCCAATCTGAGAATTTCACAATACATACAAAAGAAATTTGGATTGAATGATGATCAGGTATTCAACAATATCCAAAAGTACGGAAACACAACTGCAGCTTCTATTCCAATTGCTTTGACCGAAGCTTGGGAACAAGGAAAAATAAAATCAGGAGATACTGTGGTTTTAGCTGCTTTTGGTAGTGGATTTACTTGGGCAAGCGCTATTATAAAATGGTAA
- a CDS encoding outer membrane beta-barrel family protein, whose amino-acid sequence MKIKLLVFFLLSFIGIAQAENPGIISGKVTNKATNQPVQYASIVIKDAGKVITGIVADENGSFLIKNLELKKFTLEVEFIGYKKYTTSFELSSSKKSSTIEILLEEEATELQSVDIIKEHSLIEQKTDRKIINVGKDLLSAGATAAEIMNNIPSVSVDPQTNAVSLRGNSNVRVFVDGKPSTVDAAQLLQQIPSTSIKQIELITNPSAKYNPEGMSGIINIVLNKNAKIGFNGSINSGVTFGETPKTNSSFDMNYRNGKVNMYANYGLTTGKHHNHGQVETFDDNGAIENTQKFDFSNENTSHLAKVGLDFYLNDTNTISVYTTQNINDENGKSKVNVDFSDPTEPSINQLLDTKNDNYTQTYNLDYKKKFKKEGHTLEFEGNYSNNDNTENSVFNTPKTNDITNKGENVLLNLDYTNPLTETIKLEAGLETRIENTKNNFLLDGAYNSNFNYERKIYSAYTTFSKQWNKWNAQVGARFEKYNADALFKKVNEADGTFNDNLFTVYPSGFLNYAPNDNDSFNLSVSKRVDRPSIDQVNPIREWSTPLIDSEGNPELRPQFTNSVELNYTRKTKIGSITSGVFYRQINDEISRTIFENPNDPERQILSYANLGDNNAFGVELSGNLDFTKWYTANISFDVYNKKTKGYVETDYVEVDVTTFNSRISNTFKASKNLRFQLTGMYRGEDLGLQFLRKPMWRVDLGSSLTVLKGSGTITARVSDLFDSMHFAFDATKPKVQTGEFHWESQTAYVGFNYRFGTGKNKAIQRKERDKNETQGSGGF is encoded by the coding sequence ATGAAAATTAAACTATTAGTGTTTTTCCTATTGAGTTTTATAGGAATTGCACAAGCCGAAAACCCTGGAATTATTTCGGGAAAAGTAACAAATAAAGCAACAAACCAACCCGTACAGTATGCTTCAATAGTAATAAAAGATGCCGGAAAAGTAATTACCGGAATTGTTGCTGACGAAAATGGCTCTTTTTTGATAAAAAACTTAGAACTGAAAAAATTCACTTTAGAAGTAGAGTTCATTGGGTACAAAAAATACACTACTTCGTTTGAATTGAGTTCTTCAAAAAAAAGTTCCACTATAGAAATCCTTTTGGAAGAAGAAGCTACAGAACTCCAATCAGTTGATATTATCAAAGAGCATTCCTTAATCGAACAAAAAACAGATCGAAAAATCATCAACGTCGGGAAAGATTTACTGAGCGCAGGAGCAACTGCCGCCGAAATCATGAACAACATTCCTTCGGTAAGTGTCGATCCACAAACCAACGCAGTGAGCCTTAGAGGAAATTCGAACGTTAGGGTATTTGTAGACGGTAAACCAAGTACTGTTGATGCGGCTCAGTTATTGCAGCAAATTCCATCCACTTCAATCAAACAAATTGAATTAATTACCAACCCTTCTGCTAAATACAATCCCGAAGGAATGAGTGGAATTATCAATATCGTTTTAAACAAAAATGCTAAAATAGGTTTTAACGGAAGCATAAACAGCGGAGTAACTTTTGGTGAAACCCCAAAAACAAACTCTTCTTTTGACATGAATTACCGTAATGGTAAAGTGAACATGTATGCCAATTATGGCTTAACGACAGGTAAACATCATAATCATGGACAAGTAGAAACATTTGATGACAATGGAGCTATAGAAAATACTCAAAAATTTGATTTTTCAAATGAGAACACCTCTCACTTAGCCAAAGTGGGACTAGACTTTTATTTGAATGACACCAATACTATTTCTGTTTACACAACCCAAAACATTAATGACGAAAATGGAAAATCTAAAGTAAATGTAGATTTTTCAGACCCTACAGAACCAAGTATCAATCAATTATTAGACACTAAAAACGACAATTATACGCAAACCTATAATCTAGATTATAAGAAAAAATTCAAAAAAGAAGGACATACTCTTGAGTTTGAAGGTAATTACAGTAACAACGACAATACCGAAAACAGTGTATTCAACACTCCTAAAACGAATGACATTACCAATAAAGGGGAAAATGTTTTACTCAATTTGGATTACACCAATCCTTTGACGGAAACCATCAAGCTTGAAGCTGGATTAGAAACGAGAATTGAAAACACCAAAAACAACTTCCTTTTGGATGGTGCCTATAACTCAAATTTCAATTACGAAAGAAAAATTTATTCAGCCTATACCACTTTTTCAAAACAGTGGAATAAATGGAATGCACAAGTTGGAGCCCGTTTTGAAAAATACAACGCTGATGCTTTATTCAAAAAAGTAAATGAAGCCGATGGTACTTTTAATGATAATTTGTTCACGGTGTACCCATCCGGATTTTTAAATTATGCTCCAAATGACAATGATTCCTTTAATCTTAGTGTTTCAAAACGTGTGGACAGACCGAGTATCGACCAAGTAAATCCAATACGTGAATGGAGTACTCCTTTGATAGACTCGGAAGGTAATCCAGAATTACGTCCTCAATTCACCAATTCGGTTGAATTAAATTATACTCGAAAAACCAAAATAGGTTCCATAACATCAGGAGTATTTTACCGTCAAATCAATGACGAGATTTCACGAACCATTTTTGAGAATCCAAATGATCCAGAAAGACAAATTTTATCTTATGCCAATTTGGGCGACAACAATGCTTTTGGAGTGGAACTTTCAGGAAATCTTGATTTTACAAAATGGTATACTGCAAATATTAGTTTTGATGTTTATAACAAAAAAACAAAAGGTTACGTAGAAACGGATTACGTGGAAGTGGATGTCACTACTTTTAACTCTCGCATAAGCAACACTTTTAAAGCCAGTAAAAATTTACGCTTTCAATTGACAGGAATGTACCGTGGTGAAGATTTAGGATTGCAATTCCTAAGAAAACCAATGTGGAGAGTCGATTTAGGTTCAAGCCTTACAGTCCTTAAAGGTAGCGGAACCATAACTGCCAGAGTAAGCGATTTATTTGATAGTATGCATTTTGCTTTTGATGCCACAAAACCCAAAGTACAAACTGGTGAATTCCATTGGGAAAGTCAAACTGCCTATGTAGGATTCAATTATCGTTTTGGAACTGGAAAAAACAAAGCGATTCAAAGAAAAGAAAGAGATAAAAATGAAACCCAAGGAAGTGGCGGGTTCTAA